Proteins encoded by one window of Acetivibrio thermocellus ATCC 27405:
- a CDS encoding DUF1492 domain-containing protein, producing the protein MGILERRIYKKIEYYLYHYHQIRKEIEQEKEIIIQSGGRDLTEWRGGISYHSDPTANKAIKLTSPELLEKEKWLKVIEGTIQHFQGTEKGRLLQKKYFDQLGERHICKELHIERTTYYRWREEIVLYTALLAAQYGLIKF; encoded by the coding sequence GTGGGAATCCTAGAAAGACGCATATACAAAAAGATTGAGTACTATTTATACCACTACCACCAAATTCGTAAAGAGATAGAACAAGAAAAGGAAATTATTATCCAGTCAGGTGGCCGTGACCTCACCGAATGGAGAGGCGGTATCAGCTACCATTCGGATCCGACTGCGAATAAGGCTATTAAACTCACTAGTCCAGAGTTGCTAGAAAAAGAGAAATGGCTGAAGGTGATAGAAGGTACTATTCAGCATTTCCAAGGTACAGAAAAGGGCCGCTTACTACAGAAAAAGTATTTTGACCAGCTGGGAGAGCGACATATATGCAAGGAATTACACATCGAAAGGACAACTTACTATCGATGGCGAGAAGAAATTGTGCTGTATACCGCCTTACTAGCGGCGCAATATGGTCTTATAAAGTTTTAA
- a CDS encoding PBSX family phage terminase large subunit, with amino-acid sequence MIVMTQVRLSELVAPSFYEIHNDIKHNRYTHYWLKGGRGSTKSSFVSIEIILGVMKDPNANAVALRKVKETIKDSVFEQLVWAIEKLKVTEYWEIKHNPMELTYLPTGQKILFRGADKPRKIKSIKVSRGYVKFIWYEEVDEFLGMEEIRIINQSLMRGGEQFVVFYTYNPPNRVNAWVNEEILIDRPDRKVHHSTYLTVPRDWLGEQFFIEAEHLKKVNEKAYRHEYLGEVTGTGGEVFTNVKARKINDEEIKAFDRIKRGLDFGYAVDPAAYIVCHFDKTRRRLYIFHEIFQVGLSNRKLAELIKKENKSNKLVVADSAEPKSIAELRGYGINIRGAKKGPDSVEYGIKFLQDLEEIIIDPERCPNTLREFVNYELEKDKDGNFKAEFPDKNNHTIDAVRYALEDDMRTGGLSILK; translated from the coding sequence ATGATAGTGATGACGCAAGTTAGACTTAGCGAATTAGTCGCACCGAGTTTCTACGAGATCCACAATGACATAAAGCATAATAGATATACTCATTACTGGCTTAAAGGTGGCCGTGGCTCAACCAAATCCTCTTTCGTGAGCATTGAAATCATCCTCGGCGTAATGAAGGACCCTAACGCTAATGCAGTGGCCCTGAGAAAAGTTAAGGAGACTATCAAAGATAGCGTATTCGAGCAGTTAGTGTGGGCAATTGAGAAGCTGAAAGTTACTGAATACTGGGAGATAAAGCACAACCCTATGGAATTGACATATCTACCTACGGGACAAAAAATATTGTTCCGTGGCGCTGATAAGCCAAGGAAGATTAAATCCATCAAAGTAAGCCGGGGATATGTAAAGTTTATCTGGTATGAAGAAGTTGACGAATTCCTCGGAATGGAAGAAATCCGAATCATTAATCAGTCCTTGATGCGTGGCGGAGAGCAGTTTGTCGTCTTTTATACTTACAATCCTCCAAACAGGGTTAACGCTTGGGTGAATGAAGAAATACTGATTGATAGACCGGACAGAAAGGTCCATCATAGCACGTATTTGACTGTTCCTCGAGATTGGCTTGGGGAACAGTTTTTTATTGAGGCAGAACATCTTAAAAAAGTTAACGAGAAAGCGTATAGGCACGAGTATTTAGGTGAAGTCACCGGCACAGGCGGCGAGGTATTTACAAACGTGAAAGCAAGGAAGATAAATGACGAGGAAATAAAAGCATTTGACAGGATAAAAAGAGGACTGGACTTTGGCTATGCTGTTGACCCGGCAGCTTACATTGTGTGCCACTTTGATAAAACAAGGCGGCGGCTTTATATATTTCACGAGATATTCCAGGTCGGCTTGAGCAATAGGAAATTGGCAGAGTTAATTAAGAAAGAAAACAAAAGCAATAAGTTAGTGGTTGCGGACAGCGCGGAGCCAAAGTCAATAGCCGAATTGCGTGGTTATGGAATCAACATAAGGGGAGCGAAAAAAGGACCGGACAGCGTTGAATATGGAATAAAGTTTTTGCAAGACCTTGAAGAGATAATAATTGACCCTGAGCGATGTCCAAATACATTGCGAGAGTTCGTAAATTATGAACTTGAGAAAGACAAAGACGGCAATTTTAAAGCTGAATTCCCGGATAAAAACAACCACACGATCGATGCTGTTAGGTATGCGCTTGAGGATGATATGAGGACGGGCGGCCTATCAATTTTAAAGTGA
- a CDS encoding exodeoxyribonuclease X C-terminal domain-containing protein — translation MELEQRENINASISILGSVDIAQVQQILTSIEKFQMVVQKTLNEGHDYDIIPGTSKPSLLKPGAEKILVLLGLTSEYEIIEKIENYEKGIFAYTVRCILSKNGKKVTEGLGSCNSKEDKYRWRWVSEKDLPPNVDKDMLKSKTNEYGQKLYRIENDEIFTQANTILKIAKKRAQIDAVLTVAALSEIFTQDVEDMQEFLQNEQLETMKAEEAVNVKVTFGKHKGKTLGEIYSQAPDYVQWLAQNARNDVLRKAANMVMNGKGNESQQEAQRSEDLSNNQGEDNIPGFELTEEELPF, via the coding sequence ATGGAACTAGAACAGAGAGAAAACATAAATGCGAGCATAAGTATATTGGGCAGCGTGGATATTGCGCAGGTCCAACAGATCCTAACGAGTATAGAAAAATTTCAAATGGTTGTTCAAAAAACGCTAAATGAAGGCCATGACTATGATATTATCCCAGGCACATCGAAGCCATCACTTTTGAAGCCAGGGGCAGAGAAAATTTTGGTGTTGCTCGGGCTCACGTCGGAATACGAGATTATTGAAAAAATAGAGAATTATGAGAAGGGCATATTTGCATATACGGTTCGATGCATTCTGTCTAAAAACGGGAAAAAGGTTACAGAAGGACTGGGCTCATGTAATTCCAAGGAGGATAAATACCGGTGGCGGTGGGTATCGGAAAAGGATCTCCCACCGAATGTTGATAAAGATATGCTGAAGAGCAAAACCAATGAGTACGGCCAAAAGCTATACAGGATTGAGAATGACGAGATATTTACTCAAGCGAATACAATCCTTAAGATAGCCAAGAAGAGAGCACAGATAGATGCGGTACTTACAGTCGCTGCATTGAGCGAGATATTTACACAGGATGTGGAAGATATGCAGGAGTTTCTGCAGAACGAACAGCTTGAAACCATGAAAGCAGAGGAGGCTGTAAATGTTAAGGTCACGTTCGGCAAACACAAGGGTAAGACGCTTGGCGAAATATACAGCCAGGCACCGGACTATGTGCAGTGGCTTGCGCAGAATGCAAGGAATGATGTCTTAAGAAAAGCGGCTAATATGGTTATGAACGGCAAAGGTAATGAGAGTCAACAGGAAGCTCAACGTTCGGAGGATCTATCGAACAATCAAGGAGAAGACAATATACCTGGGTTTGAGCTGACGGAGGAAGAACTCCCGTTCTAA
- a CDS encoding DNA adenine methylase — protein sequence MKRNPLVAPVLKWAGGKRQLLKDIKKHIPEKFSTYYEPFLGGGAVLFELQPSKAVVNDINEELMNVYLVIRDHVEELIEELKKHERKNSEEYYYEIRELDRDKRKYEQLSNIEKAARIIYLNKTCYNGLFRVNSQGQFNVPYGRYKNPDIVNEVTLRAVSNYFNKAKITFKCGDFEEAVKGAREGSFVYFDPPYDPVSDTSSFTGYDINGFDKEEQIRLKELCDKLNKKGVKFLLSNSATDFILDLYKDYNITIVQANRAINSKADKRGKVDEVLVKNYE from the coding sequence ATGAAAAGAAATCCACTTGTTGCTCCTGTGTTGAAGTGGGCAGGAGGGAAGCGGCAATTACTAAAAGACATAAAGAAGCATATACCAGAGAAATTTTCAACTTATTATGAGCCCTTTTTAGGTGGTGGGGCTGTTTTATTCGAACTACAACCTAGTAAGGCTGTAGTGAATGATATAAATGAGGAATTGATGAATGTTTATTTAGTAATTCGGGATCATGTTGAAGAACTCATTGAAGAATTAAAAAAGCACGAAAGAAAAAATAGTGAAGAATATTATTATGAAATAAGAGAACTAGATAGAGACAAGAGAAAGTATGAGCAATTAAGTAACATAGAAAAAGCTGCGAGAATAATTTATTTAAACAAAACATGTTATAACGGTTTGTTTCGTGTAAATTCACAAGGTCAGTTTAATGTTCCTTATGGGAGATATAAAAATCCAGATATTGTGAATGAAGTTACATTAAGAGCAGTAAGTAATTATTTTAATAAAGCTAAAATAACTTTTAAATGCGGAGATTTTGAAGAAGCAGTTAAGGGGGCAAGAGAGGGTAGTTTTGTGTATTTTGATCCGCCTTATGATCCCGTTAGTGATACAAGCAGTTTTACAGGTTATGATATAAATGGGTTTGACAAGGAGGAACAGATAAGGCTTAAGGAATTATGTGATAAATTAAATAAAAAAGGTGTAAAGTTTCTACTTTCAAACTCAGCAACAGATTTTATTTTGGACCTGTATAAAGATTATAATATAACAATAGTCCAAGCTAATAGGGCAATTAATTCAAAAGCGGACAAAAGAGGAAAAGTTGATGAAGTGCTGGTGAAGAATTATGAGTGA
- a CDS encoding type II restriction enzyme yields MSETKNDIAWERIFKKYRILEKIKKNGAFEITSGQINEFREARLMTKFDHRKNLPKIFEENNFSILPITRGSYLIAQFKAYHRLEEKETEIIKIPFPTYIESIDYENITSEAAALNCAYVSGILADFIEDEEMVPTVTGRMSSDAFCFYINTYSGSKFKVNVTNAQIEIDGGYEGLGTFSLIEAKNSLSDDFIIRQIYYPYRLWHDKINKKVKPIFMTYSNGIFTFYEYEFQDPEDYNSLTLVKQKKYSIEETEIGLDDIIEIYKRTKIINEPEVPFPQADSFERIINLCELLNESELTRDEITTNYDFDSRQTNYYTDAARYLGLVHKRKEGREVIFSLTEEGEKLFKLKYKPRQLKFVELILSHKVFREVFELCLKNGKMPDKHEVVKIMRYSNLYKIESEKTFYRRAQTIMSWIKWILELTRL; encoded by the coding sequence ATGAGTGAGACAAAGAATGATATTGCATGGGAACGAATTTTTAAGAAATATAGAATATTAGAGAAAATAAAGAAAAATGGGGCTTTTGAAATAACGTCAGGGCAAATAAATGAGTTTAGAGAAGCAAGGTTAATGACAAAATTTGATCACCGAAAAAATTTACCGAAGATTTTTGAAGAAAATAATTTTTCTATTCTTCCTATTACTAGAGGTAGTTATTTAATTGCGCAGTTTAAGGCTTATCATAGGCTTGAGGAAAAAGAAACAGAAATAATCAAGATTCCATTTCCTACTTATATTGAAAGTATTGATTATGAAAACATAACAAGCGAGGCTGCGGCTTTAAACTGTGCGTATGTTTCAGGTATATTGGCTGATTTTATTGAGGATGAAGAAATGGTTCCAACAGTTACAGGTCGAATGAGTTCTGATGCGTTTTGTTTTTATATTAATACTTATTCGGGGTCTAAGTTTAAAGTTAATGTTACTAATGCTCAAATTGAGATAGATGGTGGATATGAAGGGCTGGGAACCTTTTCTTTAATTGAAGCGAAAAACTCGTTATCAGATGATTTTATAATACGACAAATATATTACCCTTATAGGTTATGGCATGATAAAATTAACAAAAAAGTTAAGCCAATATTTATGACTTACTCTAACGGTATTTTTACTTTTTATGAGTATGAGTTTCAAGACCCTGAAGATTATAATTCTCTTACTTTAGTAAAACAAAAAAAATATAGCATAGAGGAAACAGAGATTGGGCTTGATGACATAATAGAGATCTACAAAAGGACAAAAATTATAAATGAACCAGAAGTTCCATTTCCACAAGCAGATTCATTTGAAAGGATAATTAATCTTTGCGAGCTTTTAAATGAATCAGAGTTGACTAGAGATGAAATAACAACAAACTATGATTTTGACTCTAGGCAAACGAATTATTATACAGATGCAGCTAGATACTTGGGATTAGTACATAAGCGTAAAGAAGGTAGAGAGGTAATATTTTCGTTGACAGAAGAGGGGGAAAAATTATTTAAACTGAAATATAAGCCAAGACAATTAAAATTTGTTGAATTAATTTTGTCCCACAAAGTTTTTAGAGAAGTTTTTGAATTGTGTCTGAAAAATGGAAAAATGCCAGATAAACATGAAGTAGTGAAGATTATGAGATACAGCAATTTGTATAAAATAGAATCCGAGAAAACATTTTATAGGCGTGCTCAAACTATAATGAGTTGGATTAAATGGATATTAGAATTAACTAGATTGTAG
- a CDS encoding terminase small subunit, with amino-acid sequence MKLTEKQKAFCDYYIETLNATESYKKAGYKVKTDGAARVNASRLLTNANVRKYIEERMKQKESERIASQDEVLEFLTRVMRGQEVEEVVGFTEYGAVKEKKTPSARDRVKAAELLGKRYALFTEKVNVEGNMGVAIIDDIKEDDSDDAS; translated from the coding sequence GTGAAGCTAACAGAGAAGCAAAAGGCATTTTGCGATTATTACATTGAGACATTAAATGCTACTGAAAGCTACAAAAAAGCAGGATATAAAGTCAAAACAGATGGTGCAGCTAGAGTTAATGCTTCAAGATTGCTAACAAATGCTAACGTTAGGAAATACATCGAAGAGAGAATGAAGCAAAAAGAATCCGAGCGCATTGCCTCACAAGATGAGGTTCTGGAGTTCCTCACGCGAGTTATGCGTGGGCAAGAAGTTGAGGAAGTGGTCGGGTTTACTGAGTATGGGGCAGTAAAAGAGAAGAAAACACCGAGTGCCAGGGACAGAGTAAAAGCAGCCGAACTTTTAGGCAAAAGGTATGCGTTATTCACTGAAAAAGTCAACGTCGAAGGGAACATGGGCGTTGCTATTATAGATGATATAAAAGAAGATGATAGTGATGACGCAAGTTAG
- a CDS encoding ATP-binding protein, which yields MNFDGIIEDLAKKCEPSEEHFDYYKDGLLICGKCNTPKECVVEVLGTLRKFGCMCKCQSEEYRAMQEQIRQREEFERIGRLRTQGIQDRCYCNWTFENDDGRNPQQMDKAMRYCLRWEEMYRDNIGLLLWGDVGTGKTFFAACIANYLIDRGVPVLMTNFIRLSNALMALDEDRNEYIKSLDSYKLLIIDDLGAERQSDYMLEQVYNIIDSRYKNGQPLIVTTNLPLSEIKNPSDIKYSRIYSRIIEMCVPIKFEGPDRRKEIFNLKLEKAKKLFEGD from the coding sequence GTGAACTTTGACGGTATTATCGAAGATCTGGCGAAGAAGTGTGAACCGAGCGAAGAACACTTTGATTATTACAAAGACGGCCTGCTTATTTGTGGCAAATGCAATACTCCCAAAGAGTGCGTGGTTGAAGTATTGGGGACACTCAGAAAATTTGGATGCATGTGTAAATGCCAGAGTGAAGAGTACCGTGCCATGCAGGAGCAGATCAGGCAAAGGGAAGAGTTTGAGCGGATCGGTCGCCTCCGGACGCAGGGCATCCAGGACCGATGCTATTGTAACTGGACTTTTGAAAATGACGATGGACGGAACCCTCAGCAAATGGACAAGGCTATGCGGTACTGCCTGAGATGGGAGGAAATGTACCGTGACAATATTGGACTCCTCCTTTGGGGCGATGTCGGAACCGGCAAGACGTTTTTTGCGGCCTGCATAGCAAATTACCTAATAGACCGGGGCGTGCCGGTGCTTATGACTAACTTTATTAGATTGTCGAATGCACTAATGGCCCTTGACGAGGACAGAAACGAGTACATTAAATCCTTAGACAGCTACAAGCTGCTCATAATCGATGATCTGGGCGCCGAACGGCAGAGTGACTATATGCTTGAGCAGGTCTATAACATCATAGATAGCCGTTATAAGAACGGCCAACCTCTTATTGTCACAACTAACCTGCCGTTGTCGGAAATCAAGAATCCTTCTGATATCAAGTACAGCAGGATTTATAGCAGAATCATTGAAATGTGCGTGCCCATCAAGTTTGAGGGACCAGACAGGAGGAAAGAAATATTTAACTTAAAGTTGGAAAAAGCAAAAAAATTGTTCGAGGGTGATTAA